A single genomic interval of Camelina sativa cultivar DH55 chromosome 11, Cs, whole genome shotgun sequence harbors:
- the LOC104728315 gene encoding uncharacterized protein LOC104728315 has protein sequence MLSKRFYALNGIDDVNLKQAYLNSLPEPLGNETSRILSLKNMPLNQASLGEIYQISLAALEKLCNHQKFFKQLQEQGKLLGKACARPELNIKCRDKRCHCSTSHGKEKSYRSKWQKKYPKLSSRKKWKFFRKKTQRGFKKSDRCYICKKKGHYAKQCPNKKKRDNLLGYLAKVEDIDDSDIESIFSLDDEPTDDTVLAMGMESEDESS, from the coding sequence ATGCTATCAAAAAGATTCTATGCCCTGAATGGGATAGATGACGTCAACCTCAAGCAGGCGTACCTGAATTCACTTCCAGAACCACTTGGAAATGAAACGTCAAGGATATTGTCTCTCAAGAATATGCCTCTCAACCAAGCTTCACttggagaaatatatcaaatttctctGGCAGCCCTTGAAAAGCTATGCAACCACCAGAAGTTTTTCAAACAGCTTCAAGAACAAGGAAAGCTTCTAGGAAAAGCATGTGCTCGGCCAGAACTCAATATCAAATGCAGAGATAAGAGATGCCATTGTTCTACAAgtcatggaaaagaaaagagctatAGAAGCAAGTGGCAGAAGAAATATCCAAAGCTATCTTCtagaaagaaatggaaattcttcaggaagaaaactcaaagaggTTTCAAAAAATCAGACAGATGTTACATCTGCAAGAAGAAGGGACATTATGCGAAACAGtgtcctaacaagaagaagagagacaacctCCTTGGCTACTTGGCAAAGGTTGAAGATATTGACGACTCAGATATTGAATCCATCTTTTCTCTTGATGATGAACCAACTGATGATACAGTTCTTGCAATGGGTATGGAATCAGAAGATGAATCTTCATAA